One window of Flavobacterium dauae genomic DNA carries:
- a CDS encoding CvpA family protein has protein sequence MNMIVVDLLIAVLLGYALFKGLQKGLIVSVISLIALIAGIYFSLRFSFFISEILQQNTQWNPNAITVSAFFITFLLILVLLFLLGKILTKLVDAVALGFMNKLAGAAFEGLKMILIISVFLNLFQKINYNSLFVSEKKLEESVFYHPLKEVSKTIFPLMDKWYKTVLNEVREIEENKKQPGS, from the coding sequence ATGAATATGATTGTTGTTGATTTATTAATAGCCGTTTTATTGGGCTACGCTTTATTTAAAGGATTACAAAAGGGGTTGATTGTTTCGGTTATTTCATTGATTGCCTTAATTGCAGGAATTTATTTTTCTCTTCGATTTTCCTTTTTTATCAGTGAAATTCTACAGCAAAACACGCAGTGGAATCCAAATGCAATAACGGTTAGTGCTTTTTTTATTACGTTTTTATTGATATTGGTTTTACTTTTTTTATTGGGAAAAATCCTTACAAAATTAGTAGATGCGGTGGCATTGGGATTTATGAATAAATTAGCAGGAGCTGCTTTTGAAGGTTTAAAAATGATCTTGATTATTTCGGTGTTTCTGAATCTGTTCCAAAAGATCAATTACAACAGTTTATTTGTTTCAGAAAAAAAACTTGAAGAATCGGTTTTTTACCATCCGCTTAAAGAGGTTTCAAAAACAATTTTCCCGTTAATGGATAAATGGTATAAAACGGTTTTAAATGAGGTAAGGGAAATAGAAGAAAATAAAAAACAGCCCGGTAGTTAA
- a CDS encoding L-threonine 3-dehydrogenase yields the protein MDTTKILIIGACGQIGSELTLKLREIYGIDNVIASDIRKGEQDVFKTGPFEIVDAMNFDAVATLVDKYKVDEVYLMAALLSATAEKNPAFAWDLNMNSLFHVLNLAKEGKIKKIFWPSSIAVFGPTTPKQNTPQYTVMEPSTVYGISKQAGERWCEYYFNKYGVDVRSIRYPGLISWKTLPGGGTTDYAVDIYYKAVADNKYTCFLSENTELPMMYMDDAIRATVGIMQADKDKIKIRSSYNLSAMSFTPKEIAAVIAKEKPGFEISYEPDFRQAIADSWPSSIDDSSAREDWGWKHDFDLESMTKEMLNNLS from the coding sequence ATGGATACAACCAAAATATTGATTATTGGAGCTTGCGGACAGATAGGGTCAGAGCTTACCTTAAAATTAAGAGAAATTTACGGAATTGACAATGTTATTGCTTCGGATATTAGAAAAGGTGAACAAGATGTTTTTAAAACCGGTCCTTTTGAAATTGTAGATGCCATGAATTTTGACGCTGTTGCAACATTGGTTGATAAATATAAAGTTGACGAAGTGTATTTAATGGCAGCTTTACTTTCTGCCACTGCAGAGAAAAATCCGGCTTTTGCTTGGGATTTAAATATGAATTCGCTTTTCCACGTATTAAATTTAGCGAAAGAAGGTAAAATTAAAAAGATATTTTGGCCAAGCAGCATTGCCGTTTTTGGACCAACAACTCCAAAACAAAATACACCGCAATACACCGTTATGGAACCGTCAACCGTTTACGGAATTTCTAAACAAGCTGGTGAGCGTTGGTGCGAATATTACTTTAACAAATACGGTGTTGATGTAAGATCTATCCGTTATCCGGGATTAATTTCTTGGAAAACACTTCCGGGCGGTGGAACTACCGATTATGCTGTTGATATTTACTACAAAGCAGTTGCCGACAATAAATACACGTGTTTTTTATCTGAAAACACCGAATTACCAATGATGTATATGGATGATGCCATTCGTGCAACCGTTGGTATTATGCAGGCAGATAAAGATAAAATCAAAATTCGTTCGTCGTACAATTTGTCAGCAATGAGTTTCACTCCAAAAGAAATTGCAGCAGTTATTGCAAAAGAAAAACCAGGTTTCGAGATTTCGTACGAACCAGATTTCCGTCAGGCAATTGCCGATTCGTGGCCTTCAAGTATTGATGATTCATCAGCCCGTGAAGATTGGGGATGGAAACACGATTTTGATTTAGAAAGTATGACAAAAGAAATGCTAAATAATCTTTCGTAA
- the mfd gene encoding transcription-repair coupling factor, translating to MSIKKIVEQATKTQQLQQQLNKLGNKIHAKGFIGSALSFQIQALFKESDQHFLLIFNDKEEAAYYLNDLENLISKDYVLFYPGSYRRPYQIEETDNANVLLRAEVLNRLNARKKPVVIVSYADALFEKVVTRKQLDKNTLKIAVNDKMTIDFVNEVLFEYNFKRVDFVSEPGEFSVRGGIIDVFSFSNENPYRIEFFGNEIDSIRAFDVETQLSIETNKKITIIPNVENKFLQENRESFLNYISPNTVLFIQNTVLVKEQLTKMFQKATEAFDKLNKDVQHLAPEQMFLPSAEFLQKADDFTVVELAQQNFFTPNFSVDFHFNPQPSFNKQFDLLIENLNQNTSNGYTNYLYCSSESQSKRFEEIFSSLKDQNKSIQQYKTVVMPLFQGFIDKENQIACYTDHQIFERYHKFSIKNGYTKKQTITLKELTTLSVGDYVTHIDHGIGKFGGLQKIDVEGKKQEAIKLVYADNDIVYVSIHSLHKISKYNGKEGTPPKIYKIGSGAWKALKQKTKARVKHIAFNLIKLYAKRRLEKGFACAPDSYLQAELESSFIYEDTPDQLKSTIEVKADMENDRPMDRLVCGDVGFGKTEVAIRAAFKMVDNGKQVAVLVPTTILAFQHYKTFTERLKDMPVNVAYLNRFKTAKQKAETLKELAEGKVDILIGTHQLVNKNVVFKDLGLLVIDEEQKFGVAVKDKLKTIGENIDTLTLTATPIPRTLQFSLMAARDLSVITTPPPNRYPIETNVVGFNEEVIRDAIAYEIERGGQVYFINNRIENIKEVAGMIQRLVPHAKVGIGHGQMEGKKLEDLLLSFMEGEFDVLVATTIIESGLDVPNANTIFINNANNFGLSDLHQMRGRVGRSNKKAFCYFITPPYSVMTEEARKRISALEQFSDLGSGFNIAMKDLEIRGAGDILGGEQSGFINEIGFETYQKIMNEAIDELKENEFKDLYEEEQNIDTKEYVKDIVIESDFEILFPDEYINNVSERLTLYNELATLKTEDELIAFQNKLIDRFGALPRQVVNLLDSVRIKWIASKAGIEKLVLKQGKMIGYFVSDQQSMYYQSAQFRKVLQFIQLYPKLATLKEKQTKNGLRLLLTFDQIRSINKALENLQKLQQL from the coding sequence ATGAGTATTAAAAAAATAGTTGAACAAGCAACCAAAACGCAGCAACTGCAACAGCAGCTTAACAAATTAGGCAATAAAATTCACGCAAAAGGATTTATTGGTTCGGCATTGTCGTTTCAAATTCAGGCATTGTTTAAAGAGTCTGATCAACATTTTTTGTTGATTTTTAACGATAAAGAAGAAGCAGCTTATTATTTGAATGATTTGGAAAATTTGATTTCGAAAGATTATGTGTTGTTTTATCCCGGATCGTACCGCAGACCATATCAGATAGAAGAAACCGATAATGCCAATGTGTTGTTGCGTGCCGAAGTTCTAAACCGATTAAACGCCCGAAAAAAACCGGTTGTAATTGTTTCGTACGCCGATGCTTTGTTCGAAAAAGTGGTTACGCGTAAACAATTGGACAAAAACACCTTGAAAATTGCCGTTAATGATAAAATGACGATCGATTTTGTAAACGAAGTTTTGTTTGAATACAATTTTAAACGTGTTGATTTTGTTTCGGAACCCGGCGAATTTTCTGTTCGTGGTGGAATTATCGATGTATTTTCTTTTTCGAACGAAAACCCATACCGAATTGAATTTTTCGGAAATGAAATCGACAGCATTCGTGCGTTTGATGTGGAAACGCAACTTTCGATCGAAACCAATAAAAAAATCACGATTATCCCGAATGTAGAGAACAAATTTTTGCAGGAAAACCGTGAAAGTTTCCTAAATTATATTAGCCCAAATACCGTTTTGTTTATTCAAAACACTGTTTTAGTAAAGGAACAACTTACCAAAATGTTTCAGAAAGCAACCGAAGCTTTCGATAAACTAAATAAAGATGTTCAGCATTTGGCACCGGAACAAATGTTTTTGCCTTCGGCAGAATTTCTTCAAAAAGCCGATGATTTCACGGTGGTTGAACTGGCGCAGCAAAACTTTTTTACACCCAATTTTTCAGTCGATTTTCATTTTAATCCGCAACCTTCGTTCAATAAACAGTTCGATTTGCTAATAGAAAACTTAAATCAAAATACATCAAACGGATACACCAATTATCTGTATTGTTCAAGTGAATCGCAAAGTAAACGTTTCGAAGAAATTTTCAGCAGCTTAAAAGATCAAAACAAAAGTATTCAGCAGTATAAAACCGTTGTAATGCCTTTGTTTCAGGGTTTTATCGACAAAGAAAACCAGATTGCGTGTTATACCGATCATCAGATTTTTGAACGATACCATAAATTCAGCATAAAAAACGGCTACACCAAAAAGCAAACCATCACTTTAAAAGAACTTACTACGCTTTCGGTTGGCGATTATGTAACGCATATTGACCACGGAATTGGAAAGTTTGGCGGTTTGCAGAAAATTGATGTAGAAGGCAAAAAGCAGGAAGCTATAAAACTGGTGTATGCCGATAACGATATTGTGTATGTATCAATTCACTCGCTACACAAAATATCAAAGTATAACGGTAAAGAAGGAACGCCGCCAAAGATTTACAAAATTGGATCTGGTGCCTGGAAAGCCTTAAAACAAAAAACAAAAGCGCGTGTAAAACACATTGCGTTTAATCTTATAAAACTGTACGCAAAACGCCGATTAGAAAAAGGATTTGCGTGTGCGCCCGACAGTTATTTACAGGCAGAATTAGAAAGTTCTTTTATTTACGAAGATACGCCCGATCAGTTAAAATCTACCATTGAAGTGAAGGCTGATATGGAAAATGATCGTCCAATGGATCGTTTGGTCTGTGGAGATGTGGGCTTTGGTAAAACCGAAGTTGCGATTCGTGCCGCTTTTAAAATGGTCGATAATGGTAAACAAGTCGCAGTTTTGGTACCTACAACCATTTTGGCTTTTCAGCATTACAAAACGTTTACCGAGCGTTTAAAGGATATGCCCGTGAATGTTGCGTATTTGAATCGATTTAAAACCGCGAAACAGAAAGCCGAAACCTTGAAAGAATTGGCTGAAGGAAAAGTCGATATTTTAATAGGAACGCATCAGTTGGTCAATAAAAATGTGGTTTTTAAAGATTTGGGATTATTAGTGATTGATGAAGAACAAAAGTTCGGAGTTGCCGTAAAAGACAAACTAAAAACCATTGGCGAAAATATCGATACTTTAACGCTTACCGCAACGCCAATCCCGAGAACATTACAGTTTTCGTTAATGGCAGCCCGCGATTTATCGGTAATTACCACGCCACCACCAAACCGTTATCCAATCGAAACAAATGTGGTAGGTTTTAACGAAGAGGTTATTCGCGATGCCATTGCGTACGAAATTGAACGAGGCGGACAGGTTTATTTCATTAATAACAGAATCGAAAATATTAAGGAAGTTGCCGGAATGATCCAGCGTTTGGTTCCACATGCAAAAGTGGGAATCGGGCACGGACAAATGGAAGGTAAGAAGTTGGAAGACTTGCTTTTATCGTTTATGGAAGGCGAATTTGATGTGTTGGTTGCTACAACGATTATTGAAAGTGGATTAGATGTTCCTAACGCAAATACCATTTTTATTAACAATGCCAACAATTTCGGTTTGAGTGATTTGCATCAAATGCGCGGTCGAGTTGGTCGAAGCAATAAAAAGGCGTTTTGTTATTTTATCACGCCACCTTACAGCGTAATGACCGAAGAAGCACGTAAACGTATTTCGGCATTAGAACAGTTCAGCGATTTAGGCAGCGGTTTTAATATTGCCATGAAAGATTTGGAAATTCGTGGTGCAGGTGATATTTTGGGTGGCGAACAAAGCGGTTTTATTAATGAAATTGGTTTTGAAACGTATCAAAAAATCATGAATGAAGCCATTGATGAACTGAAAGAAAACGAATTTAAAGATTTATACGAGGAAGAACAAAATATCGATACCAAAGAATATGTAAAAGATATTGTAATTGAGTCAGATTTTGAGATTTTGTTTCCAGATGAATACATCAACAATGTTTCTGAACGATTAACGTTGTATAACGAACTGGCAACTTTAAAAACGGAAGATGAATTAATCGCTTTTCAAAATAAATTAATCGATCGTTTTGGGGCGTTGCCAAGACAAGTGGTGAACCTGTTAGATTCGGTTCGTATAAAATGGATCGCATCAAAAGCCGGAATTGAAAAATTGGTGCTAAAACAAGGCAAAATGATTGGCTATTTTGTAAGCGATCAACAATCAATGTATTATCAATCGGCACAATTCCGAAAAGTGTTACAGTTTATTCAGCTGTATCCAAAACTGGCAACGTTAAAAGAAAAACAGACCAAAAACGGTTTGCGTTTACTGTTGACATTTGATCAGATAAGATCAATAAATAAAGCATTGGAAAACCTTCAAAAACTACAACAGTTATGA
- the metG gene encoding methionine--tRNA ligase yields the protein MIQNPKRYTITAALPYTNGPIHIGHLAGVYVPADIYARFLRQQNKDVAFICGSDEHGVAISMKAKKEGVSPQQVIDKYNKIIKDSFQEFGISFDNYSRTSAKIHHDTASDFFRKLYDDGKFIEEVTEQLYDAEADQFLADRFVTGTCPKCNSEGAYGDQCEKCGTSLNATDLINPKSTITGSTPILKETKHWFLPLDQYDTFLREWIIEGHKNDWKPNVYGQVKSWLDDGLKPRAVTRDLDWGIDVPVEGAEGKKLYVWFDAPIGYISSTKEWAAREGKDWESYWKDQDTKLVHFIGKDNIVFHCIIFPAMLKAEGSYIMPDNVPANEFLNLEGNKLSTSKNWAVWLNEYLVDFPEKQDVLRYTLTANAPETKDNDFTWKDFQARNNNELVAIFGNFINRVVVLTNKYYNGIIPAPNAFNEVDEQTLAELKAYPAVIESSIERYRFREALGELMNVARLGNKYLADEEPWKLIKTDEERVKTQMYVALQIAAALSTLAEPFLPFSAAKLKNMLNISEPIAWNRVSETSDLIAAGHQIGQAELLFAKIEDEEIQKQIDKLEATKLANAAEAKTAEPQKETAQFEDFAKIDLRVGTIIEAEKMPKANKLLILKVDTGIDVRTIVSGIAEHFTPEEVIGKQVTVLVNLAPRALRGVNSEGMLLLTETKEGKLVFVNPDEAGVYNGATIG from the coding sequence ATGATTCAAAATCCAAAACGATATACCATTACCGCGGCTTTGCCGTACACCAACGGACCTATTCATATTGGACATTTGGCGGGCGTTTACGTTCCTGCCGATATTTACGCGCGTTTTTTACGCCAGCAAAATAAAGATGTTGCTTTTATTTGCGGAAGCGATGAACACGGAGTTGCAATTTCTATGAAAGCCAAAAAAGAAGGTGTTTCTCCGCAGCAAGTAATTGATAAATACAATAAAATCATTAAAGATTCTTTTCAGGAATTTGGAATTTCGTTTGATAATTATTCGCGTACTTCGGCTAAAATTCATCACGATACCGCTTCTGATTTCTTTAGAAAATTGTACGATGACGGAAAGTTTATCGAAGAAGTAACCGAACAATTGTACGATGCCGAAGCAGATCAGTTTTTGGCAGATCGTTTTGTAACCGGAACGTGCCCTAAATGTAACAGCGAAGGTGCGTATGGCGATCAATGCGAAAAATGCGGAACATCGTTAAACGCTACCGATTTAATTAATCCAAAATCAACCATAACAGGTTCAACGCCAATTTTAAAAGAAACAAAACACTGGTTTTTACCTTTAGACCAGTACGATACTTTTTTGCGCGAATGGATTATTGAAGGTCATAAAAACGACTGGAAACCGAATGTTTACGGACAAGTAAAATCGTGGTTAGACGATGGTTTGAAACCGCGTGCCGTAACCCGCGATTTAGATTGGGGAATTGATGTTCCGGTGGAAGGTGCCGAAGGTAAAAAACTGTACGTTTGGTTTGATGCGCCTATTGGTTACATTTCATCGACCAAAGAATGGGCTGCCCGCGAAGGAAAAGACTGGGAATCTTATTGGAAAGATCAGGACACGAAATTGGTTCATTTTATTGGGAAAGACAATATTGTATTCCATTGTATTATTTTCCCTGCGATGTTAAAGGCAGAAGGAAGTTATATTATGCCTGATAACGTGCCTGCAAATGAGTTCTTGAATTTAGAAGGAAACAAATTATCGACTTCTAAAAACTGGGCAGTTTGGCTGAATGAATATTTGGTCGATTTCCCTGAAAAGCAAGATGTGTTGCGTTATACGTTAACGGCAAATGCACCTGAAACCAAAGACAACGATTTTACATGGAAAGATTTCCAGGCTAGAAATAATAACGAATTGGTTGCTATTTTCGGAAATTTCATAAACCGTGTAGTGGTTTTAACCAATAAATATTACAACGGAATTATTCCTGCACCAAATGCTTTTAATGAGGTTGATGAACAAACGTTGGCAGAATTAAAAGCGTATCCGGCAGTGATTGAAAGTTCGATTGAGCGTTACCGTTTCCGCGAAGCATTAGGCGAATTAATGAACGTAGCGCGTTTAGGAAATAAATATTTAGCCGACGAAGAGCCTTGGAAACTGATTAAAACCGATGAAGAACGTGTAAAAACGCAAATGTATGTGGCATTGCAAATTGCTGCGGCGTTATCTACGTTGGCAGAGCCGTTTTTACCATTTTCGGCAGCGAAATTAAAAAACATGTTGAACATTTCTGAGCCGATTGCTTGGAATCGCGTTTCTGAAACTTCGGATTTAATTGCTGCAGGTCACCAAATTGGTCAGGCTGAATTATTGTTTGCAAAAATAGAAGACGAAGAAATTCAAAAACAAATAGATAAATTGGAAGCTACAAAACTGGCAAATGCAGCCGAAGCAAAAACAGCAGAGCCTCAAAAAGAAACGGCACAGTTTGAAGATTTCGCAAAAATTGATTTACGTGTAGGAACAATCATAGAAGCCGAAAAAATGCCTAAAGCCAACAAATTATTGATTTTAAAAGTTGATACAGGTATCGATGTTCGTACCATTGTTTCTGGAATTGCCGAACATTTTACTCCCGAAGAAGTCATTGGCAAACAGGTTACCGTTTTAGTAAACTTGGCTCCGAGAGCTTTACGTGGCGTGAACAGTGAAGGAATGTTGTTACTAACCGAAACGAAAGAAGGTAAATTGGTGTTTGTAAACCCCGATGAAGCCGGAGTTTACAATGGTGCAACGATTGGATAA